The window tgatttttccTACAAGGGAGACACCCAATTCAAATTAGCAAATGAATTAGGGTTCTACTCCACAAGTTACAATTGGAGcattacatttcattttaatgatTTGATTCTACCACACTCAAATTTATATTCTGGATCCGTCACTGTACATAATTACAATGTAGTGTAGATTAGGTATATAGAAGTTATtatttagtagtatttcatGAAAGTaaacttcatttttaatttgaataaaaccATGTTTATCTAATGTAAGCTATaggaataataaatttatactactaatgcaaaaaatgaaaaacaaaaatgtagaTATCAATGTGATAGGaatggagaaaataattaagacATGATATCATGAtctaaatcacatttttaaattcataataatttgcactatgaaaaaagtaattaattaaataggaaaCTTACCATCTTTGAAAACTTTATCTTGAGCTAAAGCTGCGATTCTTTGCTTAAGAACACTGTTGTCAACATTTAGTACGAGGCGTTGGTGGTCCAAATAAGCTACTCGTGGTGATAACACTGAGACTTCAGCCTAAATTAAATTCAccatttcaataaatatatatattcaaattatagaaaccaagaaaaaaataaatgtttgatTCTCACTTGAAGTGAAGTAACGCTGCGCTCAAGCTCAGATATATACTGCAATTTTCTCACTCTTGACCTTTGTGCTGATTGCCGATTGGCCAAAATCCTGAAATTGtgttcaaaattagaaatattttagtatagttttaattacatgcattatacaaaaaaacaagaatttcTTACTGTCTATAGAAGTGGGGTCACATGGGGGGAGAAGATTAGGACAGCTATCAACAGCTTAGGGGGGTAGGGTTGGGGTGTTGAATCCCAACGGTATGAGTGAGAGTTGTTTATTAACTAAACAATTGAGTGGGAATCAGAAACCACGTGCCCTTGTGGTTGTGCCCTCCAGCCCTTATTACACTCTTCCTAATTTCttacacatttatttttcagaCAACATTCTCTCTTTGTTCATATcatcttctttcctttcttGCTGGGAGTTGGATCAATCTTCTATCAacatttcattcaaattcatcacTGTTGGATCAATCTTGTGTCTCTAAGTCGAATTTCGTTCTGAATAGTGCTATTCGATCATATTATGACTGAtcatatagtactccctccatcccattaaatatgtaatattttgtttttcgacacaagattttatgtagtgttgttttgtgagttaatgaagagagagtaaagtaagaaagaagaaaaagtagagagagtattgtttctaattttagaaacgtttcatttttaatgggacagaccaaaaaggaaaatgtttcatttctaatggaacAGAGTGAGTAGTTTCTATCTCAATCTATGAGAATAAGatgagagtttattttaacGTCTAATGTAATTTAAGTTATTGATTTGtagtactcactccgtcccggataatttgttccattttttcatttcgatccgtcccacataatttgtctcatttcactttttaccattttttgtagtggaccacatattccactaactcattcctactcacattttattatcaaactaatatataaaagtaggacccacattccactaattttttcaattcacttttcattatatttcttaaaactcgtgtcgggtcaaagtgagacgaattatgcaggacggagggagtattattttggttGGAATCATGCTTTATGAtcagaaattatattaaattcagCTTCTGAAGCCATAACGGTTAGCCTCAGGTTGTTCGGTGGCTTTGCCCTAACTTTTGCCGCATTGACTCTGTCAACGCTATCCTATCCTGACcttattgatgattttttttactatgtCCATCCTcataatttacatttattgaatttgCCATTGATTATCAACCATACtgatagaatttttttaaaaaaatgaataccctaaaatgaataattttagTCCTAAATCTTGGACAATCACGATAGGTGGATATGAAATCTAAGtcattatagtactactatatatcaAAGGTTGTTACTAAAGTGAACCCCAACATGGTTTTCGTACCACGTATTGCTTCTGAAGATTCTAATCTGATTTTGTTTGGTTGAAATCCCAAAAAATGCCAACGAATTaaatatacacatttttttttattttacaaaaaagagAATTGGACGCTGTCTTACTGTAGTACTACCAAAGAGGTAACTTCATCGTGGGTGACGAattttaatcatgtaattttGTCAATAGATAATATCAAGCTGgtattttctttctaattcattcaaaattaaaaatgaacatTGTCAAGACTATGTTAATAATGCATCCAATTAacagtgaaaaaaaatgactccaAAATTTGAATCTGGGTATGCATTAATCTAGTAAAAGAGATGCATAAATCTCAACTATCTAATAACGGAAAATTATGttcatttttacaataatttCTATTCAAATTCCCCCAtcctcttcattttttatataacaaaaaatgttcAAAATCATACTCCCCCTGTCCCCCGTTACTtgaatcatttcttttttgcacttgttttgaaaaaataataataaatagttaaagtggagagaaagaaaagtaagagagagaataatataaagaagagTCTTAACTAttgtattctcttttttacttaattttttctccactttaactatttattattattttttcaaaacgagtgcgaaaaagaagtgactcaagtTACGTTGGACTAAGGAGTATGCCTTTAGCAAGCCTAGGATCCAAAGGtaaaaaataacaagatatacaataacaaaaaatgtcaaagaaacgaatatataaaattatcttgacccaaataaaagaaaaacaacaacaacaagcAGTTAATCACAAGAAAAGAACAACAACACAACACTGATAATCAAGACACAAATACTCATCCTCTTAGTAAAcgtataaatatgtatatacaacacatatatacaaCACATAAGAATCAAGACACAAATACTCATGCTCTTAGTAAACGTATAACTGTGTACTAGTCTCTTtgtcccataagaatatgcactttctaattttggaaagtctttatctctaatgaggtgagatcTATTCTCCACCctcaatactttaattactttttctctttagctctctctcactttactaattttatattaaaacctaagccgaacccaaagtgcaGATTCTTCGGGGACAAAGGGGGTATAACACATAAGAGCTAAGACACAAATCCACTTCCTcttaataaacatataaagaTGTAGATATATCTTCAATTTGAAGGTTGGCAATAGTAAGTGGGCAATATAATGAAGAATGAAGGAGAATTCTAAACCCACTAGGGTGCAAACTTTATTGCATAATGAACCACACCACCACTTTGGCTGTCATAAAAAGGAATCACGATCATGTGCATACAATTCTTGGAACTCTACTTTGGACATAGGTAATGGCTGATTAGACTAATGCTGGAGGTGTGAGATCCTCACGTTTGCCATatcatactatatatattttggaaCATATACCATGTGTCAAAATGACATTATATTGgaatactttattaaattctGTAATTTAAATTCGTGTTTTATTCCCCCCAAATTATGATAGAAATTCATAATTCCAGAAAGCAATTAATGAGAGAAACGGTGATCATGACACTTATATATTCCAATTCTTTCGTACACTAAATTGGAGAGATTGAATTAacccaaatttaaaatcaagatATATAGTTGGACCAGTTAAATTTAGTCCACAATAGGCGACCTCAAGGTTTCACCCTAAAATCAATTATTGATAAGAAAGGTGACGCATGCGACCTTTATAAGAGTttcaattctctctttacATCAATATAAgatattgttatatttatttttattttatttgtcaacaattaattctatCTATAATATGAGTGGAACATGTATAACGGCCCATCGCTTGtgttttataagaaaatgtcTCAACCTTagaacaattgaaaaaaaatacttacgtgacatttcatttttcgcttaaaatgttttggaaattttttcgTAAGTTTCATTAAAACGCTAAAATAATGGGACAAAATCGAATGTTTACACACAATTATGTCAATAGTGATACTTCATGTTATTGATTTTGAGCCGAAATGAAGAAGACGCGTATTCTTAATGATTGAGGGAAGATTccttatgatttaatttaataattgagaaaagaagaagaaaatgttggTAATGGAAGATGGAAGAGGGTATTTTTGGATGGATGAGCTGTGGAAAGTGAAGGGTATTAGAAAAGGATAATGTCTACCCATGTGAAATGTTTACTTTGGCTACAAACTAAACCCACATGTAGGGcaattctctctctatattatttagtactactatttctcACCACCAATCCAGCATGACGTTATCTCGAGATTAAATATAAGACTCTATCTATCCAACTAAACAACATTCATAAGATTCAATCTGATAACAACATTCACCGCTCTATCTATCTAACTAAACAACATTCATACGACTCAATCTTATCCGATTCACCGCTCTATCAATCCAACTAAACACCATTCATTAGACTCAATCTTATCTGATCCATCAAAATGAACATCAAACAGAAAATTTAGGTGACATTGTGTATGGTAACGGGTCACATTATGTACACTTAATAGAATAGAATGGAGGAAGAGCTAAGAACTAAGTAGTTGGGTGATTAGTTGCTCGGGTCACATCTcgatcaaattttattaaaaaaataatactatatataggCTGATAAAGGACATACATTCTGTGTCTATCAATGGCTATATATATGCATCTTAAATCTTTGTTCAAATTCTCCTATAGGCATAGTATTATAATGGTATTAAAACTACTTTCATTACTCCATATATGGGagatatttgaataatataatcaaatagaAGTGttatgtataataaaaaaattgaagactGAATTACATTCCAAAATAATCATGATAAATGATCAGAGATGCAAAATTTCCTTCGATATTATTCAAGATTAACTTGTCCCGAGATTGCCCAAGATTGAATTGACTcgagaataatttaataagagGATAAGGTTAACACCTTAGAGTcaataatatgcaaaattgccttcaatattcaaataagtATTTCAGTTGTCAAACGAATAATCTAACCTGAAAAGTCAACTTTTGAGATTTCcctaaaattagtattttgtACTAATAATCTAATTGCATATGAAATTTAAACACGAAAGAGAATGAAGAAATTTATACACAACTCAACATATATCAAGCATGAACTACACACAAAGGAGACACGACAAACCACTCAGCAAACAGAAAAACAGGGCAAATCAGACATGAACCAAACAGAATTTCCCACCAATATACGTATACTTGTCACAACACCTATATCATGCAAGAGTTCAGAAGCCAAACCTCGAACCGAACTCTCACTTCCTCGAAAATCCGCCTTGGCTCAAAAATGAAGATCACTTCACCTGTGACAAGAAACAGCATGTTAGCCATTGTGCTCGTGTGCGTTCTGCGCAGCGTTTGCACAGACGCGAAGCCAACGGGGGAAGTAACGGTGATGGAGAGGAGATACAACACCTGGCTGAAGCAACATGGGAAAACATACTATAGCAAGGATGAATGGAACATGCGATTTGGAATCTACCAGTCTAATCTTAAgttcataaatt is drawn from Salvia hispanica cultivar TCC Black 2014 chromosome 6, UniMelb_Shisp_WGS_1.0, whole genome shotgun sequence and contains these coding sequences:
- the LOC125195590 gene encoding basic leucine zipper 61-like, which encodes MRQKILANRQSAQRSRVRKLQYISELERSVTSLQAEVSVLSPRVAYLDHQRLVLNVDNSVLKQRIAALAQDKVFKDAHQEALKREIERLRQIYYQQNMKNLENDTIPNSPSRLADNAEQEQLAVN